One Denticeps clupeoides chromosome 10, fDenClu1.1, whole genome shotgun sequence genomic window carries:
- the prickle3 gene encoding prickle planar cell polarity protein 3 isoform X2 — MRCGDQCPGFRMHGWRKICVHCKCVREEHAVRAVPGQLERMMTKLVSDFQRHSISDDDSGCASEEYAWVPPGLKPEQVYQYFSCIPEDRVPYVNSPGERYRIKQLLHQLPAHDSEPQYCNSLDDEEKKELRLFSQQRKRENLGRGVVRLFPVTMTGAICQQCGRQICGGDIAVFASRAGHGSCWHPQCFQCSSCSELLVDLIYFYQDGQIFCGRHHAERLKPRCQACDEIILADKCTEAEGRHWHMKHFCCFECEAALGGQRYIMRESRPYCCSCYEALYAEYCDTCGEHIGIDQGQMTYEGQHWHASEACFCCARCRVPLLGRPFLPRGGLIFCSRPCSLGEDPNNSDSCDSALQSHPGPGKSQQQQQQYNSPLPEGIKKTSASVISTSISAGGSSFPRLESRGTCVSAPMLPIRIPSPTSDPCQNSPSSSPHGHSANGWGPSWPADQSHESLHSASDRADHPGSYLETNGYSHPSCMSRGTSTTMDSGSWVEKDCAAYPVPQHPSPVPGESWSSTEQQPVPPPLLNGPYDSPSHDSSFCSQPEAHPSPPASQSGRSATRVSFREPISCSYSVEEEEEEEKADEDEEQEGGEAVGSLGRRFRFQKGIPPQMDLLDGSYHRSVRKGGGACSRGHMSSDHPLHLGTEKRFRRSRTERPHLDTLDWRGAASVGGVAVQSPEPPERAPPLTLQPAHYKHEDSCSTCSSSSDSEEEGFFLGQPIPLPPQLRRAATADGARQEQEVGKEEAEKEWAGLRGSLRRRRRAHSLSGKDKDKNCVLS, encoded by the exons ATGCGCTGTGGGGACCAGTGCCCTGGCTTCCGCATGCATGGCTGGAG GAAGATCTGCGTTCACTGTAAGTGTGTGAGGGAGGAGCATGCTGTGCGCGCCGTGCCGGGCCAGCTGGAGAGGATGATGACCAAGCTGGTGTCCGACTTCCAGAGACACTCCATCTCCGACGACGACTCGGGCTGCGCCTCGGAGGAGTACGCCTGGGTCCCGCCCGGACTCAAACCGGAGCAG GTGTATCAGTACTTCAGCTGTATTCCGGAGGACAGGGTGCCCTATGTGAACAGCCCCGGGGAGAGGTATCGCATTAAGCAGCTCCTCCACCAGCTACCGGCCCACGACAGTGAG CCTCAGTACTGTAACTCCCTGGATGacgaggagaagaaggagctcCGGCTGTTCAGTCAGCAGCGGAAGAGGGAGAACCTGGGCAGGGGCGTCGTCCGTCTCTTCCCCGTCACCATGACCGGAGCCATCTGTCAGCAG TGTGGCAGGCAGATCTGTGGCGGCGACATTGCTGTGTTTGCCAGTCGGGCGGGGCACGGCAGCTGCTGGCACCCACAGTGTTTCCAGTGCTCCTCGTGCAGTGAGCTGCTGGTGGACCTCATCTACTTCTACCAGGACGGGCAGATCTTCTGCGGCCGCCACCACGCCGAGAGGCTGAAACCCCGCTGCCAGGCCTGTGATGAG ATAATCCTGGCAGATAAGTGTACAGAGGCGGAGGGCAGGCACTGGCACATGAAGCACTTCTGCTGTTTCGAGTGCGAGGCGGCGCTGGGTGGGCAGCGTTACATTATGAGGGAGAGCCGGCCGTACTGCTGCTCGTGCTACGAGGCGCTGTACGCTGAGTACTGCGACACCTGTGGCGAGCACATAg GTATAGATCAGGGCCAGATGACGTATGAGGGTCAGCACTGGCATGCATCCGAGGCTTGTTTCTGCTGCGCCCGATGCCGGGTGCCTCTGCTGGGTCGGCCCTTCCTGCCTCGAGGGGGGCTCATCTTCTGCTCGCGGCCGTGCTCCCTCGGCGAAGACCCCAACAATTCTGATTCGTGCGACTCCGCCCTCCAGAGCCACCCGGGCCCGGGCAaatcacagcagcagcagcagcagtacaaCTCCCCGCTCCCTGAAGGAATCAAGAAGACGTCTGCCTCTGTCATCAGCACCTCCATCtctgcaggtggcagcagctTTCCTCGCCTGGAGAGCAGAG GTACCTGTGTCTCTGCTCCAATGTTGCCAATCAGGATTCCCTCTCCTACCAGTGATCCATGCCAAAACTCCCCTTCATCTTCCCCTCATGGTCACTCGGCCAATGGCTGGGGACCCTCTTGGCCTGCTGACCAGTCACATGAAAGCCTCCATTCAGCAAGTGACAGGGCTGATCATCCAGGCAGCTACCTTGAAACGAACGGATATTCCCATCCAAGTTGCATGTCAAGGGGTACATCAACTACAATGGATTCTGGGAGCTGGGTTGAAAAGGATTGTGCAG CATACCCTGTTCCACAACACCCCTCCCCTGTCCCAGGAGAAAGCTGGAGCTCCACAGAGCAGCAGCCTGTCCCACCTCCCCTCCTCAATGGGCCCTATGACTCACCAAGCCACGACTCCAGTTTCTGCTCCCAGCCTGAAGCCCACCCCTCGCCCCCTGCATCCCAGTCGGGGCGCAGTGCCACGCGTGTCAGTTTCCGGGAGCCAATCAGCTGTAGCTACTCagtggaagaagaggaggaggaggagaaagcagACGAGGATGAAGAACAGGAAGGAGGAGAGGCAGTTGGGAGTTTGGGTAGAAGGTTTCGCTTTCAGAAGGGAATCCCACCTCAGATGGATCTCCTGG ATGGCTCCTACCACCGCAGTGTCCggaaagggggaggagcctgcagcCGCGGCCACATGTCCTCAGACCACCCGCTGCACCTGGGCACGGAGAAACGTTTCCGCCGTTCACGCACTGAGCGCCCGCATCTGGACACCCTGGACTGGCGAGGGGCAGCGAGTGTTGGAGGCGTGGCAGTACAGAGTCCTGAACCCCCTGAGCGAGCTCCGCCCCTCACCCTCCAACCCGCCCACTACAAACACGAGGACTCGTGCTCCACCTGCTCCTCGTCCTCAGACTCTGAGGAGGAGGGCTTCTTCCTGGGCCAACCTATCCCCCTCCCGCCACAGCTGCGCCGGGCCGCCACAGCGGACGGGGCAAggcaggaacaggaagtggggAAGGAGGAGGCTGAGAaggagtgggcggggctgaggGGCAGcctgaggaggagaaggagggcaCACAGCCTCAGTggcaaagacaaagacaaaaactgTGTGCTGTCCTGA
- the prickle3 gene encoding prickle planar cell polarity protein 3 isoform X1: MFTRGSKRRRSARADENEDPDRGQPCMRCGDQCPGFRMHGWRKICVHCKCVREEHAVRAVPGQLERMMTKLVSDFQRHSISDDDSGCASEEYAWVPPGLKPEQVYQYFSCIPEDRVPYVNSPGERYRIKQLLHQLPAHDSEPQYCNSLDDEEKKELRLFSQQRKRENLGRGVVRLFPVTMTGAICQQCGRQICGGDIAVFASRAGHGSCWHPQCFQCSSCSELLVDLIYFYQDGQIFCGRHHAERLKPRCQACDEIILADKCTEAEGRHWHMKHFCCFECEAALGGQRYIMRESRPYCCSCYEALYAEYCDTCGEHIGIDQGQMTYEGQHWHASEACFCCARCRVPLLGRPFLPRGGLIFCSRPCSLGEDPNNSDSCDSALQSHPGPGKSQQQQQQYNSPLPEGIKKTSASVISTSISAGGSSFPRLESRGTCVSAPMLPIRIPSPTSDPCQNSPSSSPHGHSANGWGPSWPADQSHESLHSASDRADHPGSYLETNGYSHPSCMSRGTSTTMDSGSWVEKDCAAYPVPQHPSPVPGESWSSTEQQPVPPPLLNGPYDSPSHDSSFCSQPEAHPSPPASQSGRSATRVSFREPISCSYSVEEEEEEEKADEDEEQEGGEAVGSLGRRFRFQKGIPPQMDLLDGSYHRSVRKGGGACSRGHMSSDHPLHLGTEKRFRRSRTERPHLDTLDWRGAASVGGVAVQSPEPPERAPPLTLQPAHYKHEDSCSTCSSSSDSEEEGFFLGQPIPLPPQLRRAATADGARQEQEVGKEEAEKEWAGLRGSLRRRRRAHSLSGKDKDKNCVLS, translated from the exons ATGTTCACGCGCGGATCGAAGCGGCGCCGGTCCGCTCGCGCG gATGAGAACGAGGACCCGGATCGAGGACAGCCGTGTATGCGCTGTGGGGACCAGTGCCCTGGCTTCCGCATGCATGGCTGGAG GAAGATCTGCGTTCACTGTAAGTGTGTGAGGGAGGAGCATGCTGTGCGCGCCGTGCCGGGCCAGCTGGAGAGGATGATGACCAAGCTGGTGTCCGACTTCCAGAGACACTCCATCTCCGACGACGACTCGGGCTGCGCCTCGGAGGAGTACGCCTGGGTCCCGCCCGGACTCAAACCGGAGCAG GTGTATCAGTACTTCAGCTGTATTCCGGAGGACAGGGTGCCCTATGTGAACAGCCCCGGGGAGAGGTATCGCATTAAGCAGCTCCTCCACCAGCTACCGGCCCACGACAGTGAG CCTCAGTACTGTAACTCCCTGGATGacgaggagaagaaggagctcCGGCTGTTCAGTCAGCAGCGGAAGAGGGAGAACCTGGGCAGGGGCGTCGTCCGTCTCTTCCCCGTCACCATGACCGGAGCCATCTGTCAGCAG TGTGGCAGGCAGATCTGTGGCGGCGACATTGCTGTGTTTGCCAGTCGGGCGGGGCACGGCAGCTGCTGGCACCCACAGTGTTTCCAGTGCTCCTCGTGCAGTGAGCTGCTGGTGGACCTCATCTACTTCTACCAGGACGGGCAGATCTTCTGCGGCCGCCACCACGCCGAGAGGCTGAAACCCCGCTGCCAGGCCTGTGATGAG ATAATCCTGGCAGATAAGTGTACAGAGGCGGAGGGCAGGCACTGGCACATGAAGCACTTCTGCTGTTTCGAGTGCGAGGCGGCGCTGGGTGGGCAGCGTTACATTATGAGGGAGAGCCGGCCGTACTGCTGCTCGTGCTACGAGGCGCTGTACGCTGAGTACTGCGACACCTGTGGCGAGCACATAg GTATAGATCAGGGCCAGATGACGTATGAGGGTCAGCACTGGCATGCATCCGAGGCTTGTTTCTGCTGCGCCCGATGCCGGGTGCCTCTGCTGGGTCGGCCCTTCCTGCCTCGAGGGGGGCTCATCTTCTGCTCGCGGCCGTGCTCCCTCGGCGAAGACCCCAACAATTCTGATTCGTGCGACTCCGCCCTCCAGAGCCACCCGGGCCCGGGCAaatcacagcagcagcagcagcagtacaaCTCCCCGCTCCCTGAAGGAATCAAGAAGACGTCTGCCTCTGTCATCAGCACCTCCATCtctgcaggtggcagcagctTTCCTCGCCTGGAGAGCAGAG GTACCTGTGTCTCTGCTCCAATGTTGCCAATCAGGATTCCCTCTCCTACCAGTGATCCATGCCAAAACTCCCCTTCATCTTCCCCTCATGGTCACTCGGCCAATGGCTGGGGACCCTCTTGGCCTGCTGACCAGTCACATGAAAGCCTCCATTCAGCAAGTGACAGGGCTGATCATCCAGGCAGCTACCTTGAAACGAACGGATATTCCCATCCAAGTTGCATGTCAAGGGGTACATCAACTACAATGGATTCTGGGAGCTGGGTTGAAAAGGATTGTGCAG CATACCCTGTTCCACAACACCCCTCCCCTGTCCCAGGAGAAAGCTGGAGCTCCACAGAGCAGCAGCCTGTCCCACCTCCCCTCCTCAATGGGCCCTATGACTCACCAAGCCACGACTCCAGTTTCTGCTCCCAGCCTGAAGCCCACCCCTCGCCCCCTGCATCCCAGTCGGGGCGCAGTGCCACGCGTGTCAGTTTCCGGGAGCCAATCAGCTGTAGCTACTCagtggaagaagaggaggaggaggagaaagcagACGAGGATGAAGAACAGGAAGGAGGAGAGGCAGTTGGGAGTTTGGGTAGAAGGTTTCGCTTTCAGAAGGGAATCCCACCTCAGATGGATCTCCTGG ATGGCTCCTACCACCGCAGTGTCCggaaagggggaggagcctgcagcCGCGGCCACATGTCCTCAGACCACCCGCTGCACCTGGGCACGGAGAAACGTTTCCGCCGTTCACGCACTGAGCGCCCGCATCTGGACACCCTGGACTGGCGAGGGGCAGCGAGTGTTGGAGGCGTGGCAGTACAGAGTCCTGAACCCCCTGAGCGAGCTCCGCCCCTCACCCTCCAACCCGCCCACTACAAACACGAGGACTCGTGCTCCACCTGCTCCTCGTCCTCAGACTCTGAGGAGGAGGGCTTCTTCCTGGGCCAACCTATCCCCCTCCCGCCACAGCTGCGCCGGGCCGCCACAGCGGACGGGGCAAggcaggaacaggaagtggggAAGGAGGAGGCTGAGAaggagtgggcggggctgaggGGCAGcctgaggaggagaaggagggcaCACAGCCTCAGTggcaaagacaaagacaaaaactgTGTGCTGTCCTGA